The Tripterygium wilfordii isolate XIE 37 chromosome 5, ASM1340144v1, whole genome shotgun sequence genome window below encodes:
- the LOC119998245 gene encoding trihelix transcription factor GT-3b-like, with the protein MEGHHHHQHQSHQQQQQQQHQMSKVAVDTGVGDRFPQWSIQETKEFLMIRSELDRNFMETKRNKLLWDVISSRMKEKAYNRSSEQCKCKWKNLVTRYKGCETMDAEDVRQQFPFFNEMQAIFAARMQRMLWAEAEGGGASGSKRKLMNLSSEEEDENEESDQGEKPTIKKKKKGKSSSPNVIGPSSSSGSGSNNIRDILEDFMKQQMQIEMQWREVFEAREKERMMKEMEWRQTMEALENERIMMDRRWRERDEQRRMREEARAEKRDALITALLNKLRREDHM; encoded by the exons ATGGAGGGacaccatcatcatcagcatcaatctcatcagcagcagcagcagcagcagcatcagATGAGTAAGGTAGCTGTGGATACGGGGGTAGGTGATAGGTTTCCTCAATGGAGTATTCAAGAAACTAAAGAGTTCTTGATGATTCGATCCGAACTAGATCGTAATTTCATGGAGACAAAAAGGAACAAGCTTCTCTGGGACGTTATCTCTTCAAGGATGAAAGAAAAGGCTTACAATCGAAGCTCAGAGCAGTGCAAGTGTAAATGGAAAAACCTCGTCACTCGTTACAAG ggATGTGAAACAATGGACGCAGAAGATGTGAGGCAACAGTTTCCATTCTTCAATGAGATGCAAGCGATTTTCGCAGCGAGAATGCAACGAATGTTGTGGGCAGAGGCAGAAGGAGGAGGAGCGAGCGGGTCGAAGAGGAAGCTGATGAACTTATCATCCGAagaggaagatgagaatgaagaaagtgatCAAGGAGAGAAGCCTaccataaagaagaagaaaaagggtaAGAGTAGTAGTCCAAATGTTATTGGGCCTAGTAGTAGTAGTGGTAGTGGTAGTAATAATATAAGAGATATTTTAGAGGATTTCATGAAGCAGCAGATGCAAATAGAAATGCAATGGAGAGAGGTGTTTGAAgcaagagagaaggagaggatgATGAAGGAGATGGAGTGGAGGCAGACCATGGAAGCATTGGAGAATGAGAGGATAATGATGGATAGGAggtggagagaaagagatgaacAAAGAAGGATGAGAGAGGAAGCAAGAGCTGAGAAGAGGGATGCACTTATTACAGCACTATTGAACAAACTAAGAAGAGAGGATCATATGTAG
- the LOC119998392 gene encoding protein trichome birefringence-like 3 has protein sequence MNSPKRKIPLSIIAVLFCSLTFVTLLYTERVSFSSSSISQIKYLCSSIASKSNSYFKCGIDDGSRFDPEECSVVHGKWTFNKSFNPLYTDTSCPYLDRQVSCIMNGRPDSDYLHWEWQPRNCTLPRFDPDRALKKLRGKRLMFVGDSVQKYQWESFVCMIASIIPEDKRSMEAQGLAHSIFTAKEYDAKIEFYWAPFLIESNTDIDIVADPDKRVLKVDSVAKHAKYWEGVDILVFNTYIWWTSRLSVKTLWGSFANGEEGYEVMDTRVAYRMALRTWANWIDSTVNPNKTRVLFTTMSPIHIKSAEWNHTNGIKCYNETRPVMNKFWGSNYDGWVMSVVDSVMSRMKVPVTFINITQLSDYRVDGHTSVYTERGGELLTEEQKADPLHHADCIHWCLPGIPDTWNQILLAYL, from the exons ATGAATTCTCCAAAACGAAAGATTCCTCTCTCCATTATTGCTGTCTTATTCTGCAGTTTAACATTCGTTACTCTCTTATATACAGAGAGAGTaagtttttcttcctcttcaattTCCCAGATTAAGTACTTGTGCTCTAGCATCGCCTCCAAATCCA ATTCTTATTTTAAATGCGGAATCGACGATGGGTCTCGGTTCGATCCAGAAGAGTGCAGTGTTGTCCATGGAAAATGGACCTTCAACAAGTCTTTTAATCCTCTGTACACCGACACTTCATGTCCATATCTAGATAGACAAGTCTCTTGCATCATGAATGGACGCCCAGATTCAGATTATCTCCACTGGGAATGGCAGCCACGTAACTGTACCTTACCTAG GTTTGATCCAGATCGTGCCCTCAAGAAACTTCGAGGGAAAAGGCTAATGTTCGTTGGGGACTCAGTACAGAAATATCAATGGGAGTCTTTCGTTTGTATGATTGCATCAATTATACCTGAAGACAAGAGGTCAATGGAGGCACAAGGACTTGCTCATTCAATCTTCACAGCCAAG GAATATGATGCTAAAATAGAATTCTATTGGGCTCCATTTCTGATTGAGTCGAATACGGATATTGATATTGTAGCAGATCCTGACAAGAGAGTACTAAAAGTGGATTCAGTCGCCAAGCATGCCAAGTACTGGGAAGGAGTGGATATCCTTGTGTTCAATACTTACATATGGTGGACAAGTCGCTTGTCTGTGAAAACCCT ATGGGGTTCATTTGCAAATGGAGAAGAAGGGTACGAAGTGATGGACACTCGCGTTGCTTACAGAATGGCTTTGCGGACTTGGGCTAACTGGATTGACTCCACTGTAAATCCCAACAAAACAAGAGTCTTGTTCACCACCATGTCCCCAATACACATAAA gAGCGCGGAATGGAACCACACAAATGGGATAAAATGCTACAATGAAACCAGACCAGTCATGAACAAGTTTTGGGGGAGCAACTACGATGGCTGGGTAATGAGTGTGGTGGATAGCGTTATGAGCAGAATGAAAGTTCCGGTCACCTTCATCAACATAACTCAACTATCTGATTACCGCGTGGATGGACACACATCCGTTTATACAGAGAGGGGAGGCGAATTGTTGACTGAAGAACAGAAAGCTGACCCATTACACCATGCAGATTGCATACATTGGTGTTTGCCAGGAATTCCTGATACATGGAATCAGATTCTTCTTGCATACTTGTAG
- the LOC119998266 gene encoding omega-3 fatty acid desaturase, chloroplastic-like produces the protein MAGWVLSECGLKPLPQNFSRPRTGAVSNNHTKLRFLQLNKSLTDPIVSPVKFSSGCFRGRNWGLRVSAPLRVAPLDEEDKRVERINGVNGGQEGEETEFNPGAPPPFTLADIRASIPKRCWVKDPWKSMSYVVRDVVVVFGLATAAVYLNNWLVWPLYWFAQGTMFWALFVLGHDCGHGSFSNNPKLNSVAGHLLHSSILVPYHGWRISHRTHHQNHGHVEHDESWHPLPEKIYKNLDNATRFLRFKLPFPMFAYPFYLWNRSPGKTGSHFDPNSDLFVPNERKDVITSTVCWTAMAALLVGLSFVMGPIQLLKLYGIPYWVFVMWLDLVTYLHHHGHEEKLPWYRGKEWSYLRGGLTTLDRDFGMINNIHHDIGTHVIHHLFPQIPHYHLIEATEAAKPVLGKYYKEPEKSAPLPFYLIGVLIRSLKKDHYVSDTGDVVYYQTDPQLTGSPKSQ, from the exons ATGGCAGGTTGGGTCTTATCAGAATGTGGTTTAAAGCCTCTCCCTCAAAATTTCTCTAGACCCAGAACTGGAGCCGTCTCCAACAACCACACAAAGCTCAGATTCTTGCAATTAAACAAGAGTTTGACGGATCCAATTGTTTCTCCAGTCAAATTCTCAAGTGGGTGTTTCAGAGGGAGGAATTGGGGGTTAAGAGTGAGTGCTCCATTGAGGGTCGCGCCTCTGGATGAGGAGGATAAGAGAGTAGAGAGAATCAATGGTGTTAATGGGGgacaagaaggagaagaaaccgAGTTTAACCCTGGAGCGCCGCCGCCGTTCACGCTGGCTGATATTAGAGCCTCCATACCAAAGCGTTGTTGGGTTAAGGATCCTTGGAAGTCAATGAGCTATGTTGTTAGGGATGTTGTAGTGGTATTTGGGTTGGCTACAGCCGCGGTTTATCTTAATAACTGGCTCGTGTGGCctctctattggtttgctcaggGAACCATGTTTTGGGCTCTGTTTGTTCTTGGTCATGATTG TGGCCATGGCAGTTTCTCAAATAACCCAAAACTAAACAGTGTGGCTGGGCATCTGCTGCATTCTTCGATCCTTGTGCCTTACCATGGATG GAGAATTAGTCATAGAACTCATCATCAAAACCACGGGCATGTTGAGCATGATGAATCATGGCACCCG TTGCCAGAGAAAATATACAAGAATTTGGATAATGCGACGCGATTCTTGCGATTTAAGTTGCCTTTTCCAATGTTTGCATATCCCTTTTACCTT TGGAATAGAAGTCCTGGAAAGACTGGTTCTCACTTTGACCCAAATAGTGATTTGTTTGTTCCAAATGAGAGGAAGGATGTTATTACTTCCACTGTATGTTGGACAGCCATGGCTGCTTTGCTTGTGGGTTTATCCTTTGTAATGGGTCCAATTCAGTTACTGAAACTATATGGCATCCCATATTGg GTTTTTGTCATGTGGTTGGATTTGGTGACTTACTTGCATCACCATGGTCATGAAGAGAAACTTCCTTGGTACCGCGGAAAG GAATGGAGTTATCTAAGGGGAGGGCTTACGACACTTGATCGCGACTTCGGGATGATTAATAACATCCACCATGATATTGGAACTCATGTCATACACCATCTCTTCCCTCAAATCCCACACTATCACTTAATTGAAGCA ACCGAGGCAGCAAAGCCGGTGCTCGGAAAATATTACAAAGAACCAGAGAAGTCAGCACCTCTGCCTTTTTACTTAATTGGAGTTTTGATTAGAAGCTTGAAAAAGGATCACTATGTAAGTGACACCGGCGATGTTGTGTACTATCAGACAGACCCTCAGCTTACCGGCTCACCTAAATCGCAATGA
- the LOC119998306 gene encoding protein SCO1 homolog 1, mitochondrial, with protein sequence MAAALSRNANCARHLSRLIYYRSLCQWASSTVSSPVSNELRHRTLPQVQSGIYPRNGFQSFAIYQRFVSSTATTTTDKFTTKSDGGENSGDKTDTKSDGGETSGESQQSGGAGKPIRGGPVSWLSFLLLLATGAGILYYFDKEKKRYIEGINNASKAVKEGPSAGKAAIGGPFNLINHDGKNVTEKNFLGKWTVVYFGFTHCPDICPDELIKLADAVDKIKKKSGLDIVPVFISVDPERDTVEQVREYVKEFHPTLIGLTGTMDEIKKVARSYRVYFMKTEEEDSDYLVDHSIVMYLMSPEMKFVKFFGKNENVDSLTDGVIKEIKQYKK encoded by the exons ATGGCGGCTGCTTTGTCCAGAAACGCCAATTGTGCTCGCCATCTTAGTCGGTTAATTTATTACCGCAGTTTATGCCAATGGGCATCGTCGACGGTTTCTTCGCCAGTCTCGAACGAACTCCGGCATCGAACTCTTCCTCAAGTTCAATCG GGCATCTATCCGAGAAATGGATTTCAGTCTTTTGCGATTTATCAAAGATTCGTGTCGAGCACTGCTACTACTACTACTGATAAATTCACTACTAAATCCGATGGTGGCGAAAATTCTGGTGATAAAACTGACACTAAATCTGATGGAGGCGAAACGTCTGGAGAATCGCAACAGAGCGGTGGTGCTGGGAAGCCTATCCGTGGCGGG CCGGTTTCATGGTTGAGTTTTCTCTTGCTTCTTGCAACGGGGGCAGGAATTTTGTACTACTTTGATAAGGAGAAGAAGCGATATATTGAAG GAATAAATAATGCATCGAAGGCAGTGAAAGAGGGACCCTCTGCAGGCAAAGCTGCCATTGGGGGCCCATTTAATCTCATTAATCATGATGGGAAGAATGTAACAGAGAAAAACTTTTTGGGAAAATGGACAGTGGTATATTTCGGCTTCACTCATTGCCCCGACATTTGCCCCGACGAGCTAATAAAGCTTGCAGATGCGGTTGACAAAATAA AGAAAAAATCAGGGCTAGATATTGTGCCCGTGTTCATCTCTGTTGATCCTGAAAGAGACACTGTTGAGCAAGTGCGTGAATATGTCAAAG AATTTCATCCAACATTAATTGGGTTAACTGGGACAATGGATGAGATAAAGAAAGTTGCCCGTTCATATCGAGTTTACTTTATGAAGACGGAGGAGGAAGATTCAGATTATCTTGTTGATCATTCCATAGTAAT GTACCTGATGTCTCCAGAGATGAAGTTTGTAAAATTCTTTGGGAAGAATGAGAACGTCGATTCACTTACCGATGGTGTGATTAAAGAGATAAAGCAATACAAAAAGTAG
- the LOC119998371 gene encoding mitochondrial succinate-fumarate transporter 1-like has protein sequence MTDQNTRSTNANSKKSIPPYIKAVSGSLGGIVEACCLQPIDVIKTRLQLDRTRTYKGIIHCGSTVVRTEGVRALWKGLTPFATHLTLKYSLRMGSNAVLQSAFKDSQTGNISNQGRLLAGFGAGVLEALVIVTPFEVVKIRLQQQRGLSPELLKYKGPIHCARTIIREEGFFGLWAGAAPTVMRNGTNQAAMFTAKNAFDILLWKKHEGDGKVLQPWQSMISGFLAGTAGPVCTGPFDVVKTRLMAQSREGGELKYKGMFHAIRTIYAEEGLLTLWKGLLPRLMRIPPGQAIMWAVADQVTGFYERRYLHNAHL, from the exons ATGACGGACCAAAACACTAGAAGCACCAATGCGAATTCCAAGAAATCTATCCCACCGTACATTAAGGCGGTCTCTGGGTCGTTGGGAGGGATCGTGGAGGCGTGTTGCTTGCAGCCTATAGATGTTATTAAGACTAGGCTTCAACTGGATCGTACCAGGACTTACAAGGGTATAATCCACTGCGGCTCCACCGTGGTTCGCACGGAGGGCGTGCGGGCACTGTGGAAGGGTTTGACACCGTTCGCGACTCACCTGACCTTAAAGTACTCGCTACGCATGGGATCCAATGCGGTGCTGCAGTCTGCGTTTAAGGACTCGCAGACCGGCAATATCAGCAATCAGGGAAGGTTGTTGGCCGGGTTCGGTGCTGGGGTTCTTGAGGCACTTGTTATCGTTACTCCATTTGAG GTAGTGAAAATAAGACTGCAGCAACAAAGAGGGTTAAGTCCTGAGCTTCTAAAATACAAGGGTCCCATCCATTGTGCTCGTACGATCATCCGTGAGGAAGGCTTCTTTGGGCTCTGGGCAGGGGCAGCCCCTACTGTAATGCGGAATGGTACAAACCAGGCTGCCATGTTTACTGCAAAAAATGCATTTGATATATTGTTGTGGAAGAAACATGAAGGTGACGGTAAAGTACTTCAACCATGGCAGTCTATGATATCAGGATTTCTAGCTGGAACGGCAGGTCCAGTGTGTACAGGCCCCTTTGATGTTGTTAAAACAAGGCTGATGGCTCAAAGTCGAGAGGGGGGTGAGCTGAAGTACAAAGGTATGTTCCATGCCATCAGAACAATATATGCTGAGGAAGGGCTTCTCACCTTGTGGAAAGGATTGCTACCCCGTCTCATGAGGATCCCACCTGGCCAGGCTATTATGTGGGCTGTGGCAGACCAAGTTACTGGATTTTACGAGAGGAGATATCTTCACAATGCGCACTTATAG